AGCTATCGGATCAAAAACCGTCTTCTTGGTCCGCCATTGGTGACAGAGGATCTTGACGAACAACGGATTGGCAAGCCCACTGCCCTTGCCATTCTCTCCTCTGACGTGATGTCATCCTCGGCTTATGCCACCGAGGCCATGCTCGGGGTCTTGGTCCCAGCGGTCGGGCTCGCCGCGTTCAAGTTGGTGGTGCCGGTCTCGCTTTTGGTGCTGGTCGTCTTGATCTTTGTGACGGCCTCATACCTCGAGGTCATCAAGGCCTACCCTAAGGCCGGTGGGGCCTACGTGGTTGCACGCGACACCTTTGGCACCGGCCTGGCGCGCGTCGCCGCTGCCTCTTTGTTTGTCGACTACATCCTCACCGTTGCGGTCTCGATCTCCGCTGGGGCCGACGCGCTTGCATCGGCCGTGCCGGTGTTGACTCCCTATGTCACTGTGATCACCGTGGTGTTCGTGATCGCAATCGCCTATGGCAATCTCCGAGGTATCCGTGAAGCGGGTAAGACCTTTGCGGTCCCGACCTATCTGTTCATCGGCTCGATGTTCTTGATGATCGGCGTCGGACTCGTCCGCGGGATCTTTGGCCACATCCCTGTTTATACCCACTTTGGTGCTGGCGTCTATCCGGCGGGTACCGCCGGAGCTGGGCTGCTACTTGGTGCGTCGGTCTTCATCTTCTTGAAGGCCTTCGCGAGCGGTGGAACGGCCTTGACCGGCACCGAGGCGATCTCGAACGGTGTATCCGTCTTTCGCGATCCGCAACCTCGCAACGCCAGGATCACGCTGGTTGTGATGAGTGTCATTCTTGCGATTCTGCTGATGGGTGTCTCGGGACTCGCTGCCGTGACGCATGCGACCCCGTATCTCTCGGGTGACCCGACCGTTCTCTCCCAGATTGCTAAGGCGGTTTTTGGCGACTCGCTTGTCGGTCGAATTCTGTACGTGGCCTTGGACATCTTTACGATGGGCATTCTCACCTTGGCCGCCAACACCAGCTTTGCCGGGCTGCCGTTCTTGGCTTCTTTTGCCGCATCGGATGGTTTTTTGCCCAAGAGTTTTACGGCCAGAGGTCATCGACTGGTGTACTCGAGCGCGATCGTCGCGCTGGCGATCGTTGCGGTCATTCTCCTGGTCGCCACCAACTCCAACGTCTACACGCTGATCTCGCTCTATGCCATCGGGGTGTTCACTGGGTTCACCATCGCCGGCGCCGGTATGGTCAAGCATCATTTCATGACGCGGGAGAAGAGTTGGCGACGCAGAGCCCTCATCAACGGTGCGGCAGCAGTGCTCTCTGGGGCGGTGGATATCACCTTTATCGTCACAAAGTTCACCGCAGGCGCTTGGACGATTGTCATCATCGTTCCGGTGCTGGTACTCATCTTCACACGCTTCAAGTACTCGCACGATTCCGAGGTCAAGGCGCTCAACGATGGGCTTGAGGCGGCTGAGCACGAGGTGCTGCCTCGCAAGCATAAGGTACTGATCTTGGTTGACGAGGTCGATGTTGCCACGGTGAATGCCCTAAACTACTCGAGAATCCTTGGTGCTGACTCGGTCACGGCCCTGCATTTTGTGCTCGATGACAAACATGCCCAAGCGCTTGCCCAAGAGTGGGAGGCCGGAGGGTTGGGACGTACGCCGCTTGAGTTGCTTGACTGTCAAGATCGTCGCCTGCGACGAGCAACTGGGCAGGTCGTCATGGACGCCCTCAGTGATGGTGAGTCCCAGGTCTCGGTGCTGATCCCACATCGAATCTATCCGCGCTTTTCGGGCTCGCTGTTGCACGACCAGACCTCGGGGAACTTGGCGGAGGTCATCGCCCAGCTCCCGCACGCGACGCCGATTCTGATTCCCCACCGGGTGAAGCCTCGCCGCGAGCGGACCCCAGCGATGTCGGCTCGGGCTGAGCGGAGCGCGGCTCGTACCGATGAGGCACCGCTTGACCCAACGGTCTCGGCGCTCGACACAGCCGACGGAGTGACCCCAATTACCGGTCTCAAGCTCCGTCAACGCACACGGGTCCTTGGTCGAGTTTCGGCAATCCGGCTGAGCTCTTACCGTGGGACACCCTCGATTGCAGCCCGCCTTGAGGATGCAACTGGCGGTCTCATGTTGGTGTTTCCGGGTCGGAGTGCCGTTCCTGGGCTGAGCTCAGGCATGAACCTGAGTGCCGAAGGAACCGTGGTGGAGGTGGATGGTCACCTCGCTATGATCAATCCCCTATACGAGTTTTTGCCTTTGAACGCGAGATGAAGGTCGTCGCTTGCACAAGAGAGAGCGTGGTGAATGCCAAAACCGCTAGTCATTGTTGAGTCCCCCACCAAGGCACGTACGATCGCTCGCTTCTTGGGCGATGACTACGTCGTGGAGTCCTCGGTTGGGCATATTCGTGATCTTCCACGGTCGGCAAAGGATATTCCCGCCTCAGTCAAATCTGAGCCATGGTCGCGTCTTGGAGTAAACGTTGAGAACGGCTTTGCACCACTATACATCATTCCGAACGAGAAAAAAGATCAAGTCAAGAAGCTGAAGGCATTGTTGAAAGATGCCAACGAACTTTACCTCGCCACTGATGAAGACCGAGAAGGTGAATCCATCGCTTGGCATCTTCTGGAGGTCCTAAAGCCGTCGATCCCGATCCATCGGATGGTATTCCATGAGATCACCGATAGCGCCATCGCACAGGCGTTGGCTTCGCCCCGTGAACTCGACCAGGATCTGGTCAACGCCCAAGAGGCGCGACGCATCCTTGATCGCCTCTATGGCTATGAGGTCTCTCCGGTGCTCTGGAAAAAGGTGATGCCGAGGCTCTCAGCGGGTCGGGTGCAGTCGCCAGCAGCGCGACTACTGGTCGAACGCGAACGTGAGCGCATGCAGTTTCGTTCCTCCAGCTATGCCGATTTGGAGGCGACGCTGGCCCCAAACGACGATGAGCGTGAATTTCGGGCCAAGTTGACCCATGTGGGTGCCCAGCGCGTTGCACAGGGTCGCGATTTCCTGCCGACCGGCGGTCTCGCGCCCGCGGCCAGCGAACAAGGGGTGCTGGCCCTCGGTCATGGTGAGGCGACGTTGTTGGTTGCCGCTCTTGAAGGAGCCACGTTTTCGGTAGCTCGTGTCGATGAGAAGCCATACCGACGATCACCGAGTGCACCGTTCATGACCTCGACGCTGCAGCAAGAGGCGGGGCGTCGATTGCGGTTCTCGTCGTCAAGGACGATGAGTGTTGCACAAAGACTCTACGAGCGTGGATTTATCACCTACATGCGAACCGACTCCGTCGTTCTTTCGTCCGAGGCACTCACGGAGTCGCGGAGAATCATCACCGCGCGTTTCGGTGCCAATGAGTTGCCCGCGAATCCGAGGGTCTTTCGCTCCAAGATCAAGAATGCCCAAGAGGCCCATGAGGCGATCCGCCCCGCTGGTGACCAGTGGAAGGCGCCTGAGGATTTGGATGGACAGCTCAGCGGTGATGAGCAAAGGCTTTACGAACTCATCTGGCGACGAACGCTCGCATCCCAGATGAACGACGCTGTTGGCGTCGTTGTGTCGGTGACGATTGAGGCCGGCCTCACCGGCACCGTCAAGCTTGGTCAAGCCCAGTTCGCGGTCGGTGATCGAACGACGTTCGCCTCGTCAGGTCGGGTCATTACCGCTCCGGGCTTTTTTCGGATCTATCAAGAGAACCTCGACGATAACGACGATACCCAGGAGCTACCGCAGGTGACCGCCGGCCAAGAGCTTCTCGAACGGGGGATCGATGTCGTCGATCACGTGACCAATCCACCGGCGCGATATACCGAGGCCACGCTCGTTAAAGCACTTGAGGAGCGTGGCATCGGGCGCCCCTCTACGTACGCAAGCATCATTTCGACACTGCTTGATCGGGGTTATGCCTGGAAGAAGGGTCAGGCGCTCGTCCCATCCTTTGTCGCCTTCGCTGTCGTGCAGTTGATGGAGCGTTACTTTGCACACCTGGTGAACTACGACTTTACGGCCCAACTGGAGGACGATTTGGACGAGATCGCCTCTGGCGAACGTGAAGCGATCCCGTACTTACGGAAGTTTTACTTTGGCGATGCCGACGACGGCCTTAAGGAGGAGGTGCTCACCCAGCTCGAAGAGATCGATGCCCGCATGGTGAACACCGTCTCGATCGGAGCGACCGATGATGGCCGCGAGGTTGTTGTTCGCGTGGGTCGTTACGGGCCCTACGTTCAGCTCGACGACCGTACCGCCAGTCTGCCTGACAGCTTGACGCCCGATGAGCTGACTGTCGAGGGTGCGCTGGCCTTGCTATCGGCTTCCGAGGTGAAGGAGCGTCCACTGGGTGACATCGATGGAACGCCGGTTTTTGCGCGACTTGGACGTTACGGTGGCTATGTACAACTTGGGGAGGGTGATAGCAAGGAGCTCAAGCGAGCCTCCCTCTTCCCATCGATGACGGTTGAGTCGGTCACCTTGGAGGAGGCAACGGCGTTGTTGTCGCTGCCACGCCTGGTAGGACTAGATCCAGAGACCGGACAAGAGATCTTCGCCCAAAATGGACGCTTTGGCCCCTATCTCACTCGGGGTCGTGAAACGCGATCCTTGGACAAACCCGAGGAGATCTTCACGATCACCCTCGAGGAGACGCTTGACAAGTTCAAGGAGCCAAAACGTCGTGGCGCACGCAGGGCGAGCTCTGTCGAACTCGGGGTCGATCCTGAGAGTGATGCGAAGGTCGTGCTGCGCTCGGGACGCTTTGGCCCTTATGTCACCGACGGCAAGGTGAACGCTTCGCTCCCTCGTGGGGTTGAGCCCACGGAGGTAACGATCGAACAGGCACTGGATCTTCTCAATGAACGCAGGGCTAAGCTCAACAACGATCGTGGCTAGCCAGGAGCCCGCTGGGTTGCTGGTGGTCATTGAGGGCCCCGACCGGGTAGGCAAGTCGACTCAAGTACTGCGCCTTGCCGATGAGCTCGGTGATCGGGGGCTGTCGATCTGCCTATCGCGAGAACCAGGAGGAGACGACGTCGGGGAAGCACTACGCTCGCTGATCATCGGGACCCGAGTCGATCCCTGGACCGAATTGTTTCTCTTTTTGGCCGGGCGGACTCGGCACCTTGCTGCGGTGATCGAGCCGGCACTTGGAGCTGGTCAGCTGGTTCTGCTCGATCGCTATACACCCTCGACGCTGGTGTACCAAGGGGCGTTAATCGGAGATGAACCTGTGGTTCGGCTTGCCCAGTTGCCCGTTTTTCGTGTTCCAAACTTGACTATCCTGCTTGACCGTGACAAGCCGTTAGGGGCCCTCGATGCAACGGATCGTTTCGAGGAGCTTGGGGTTGACGAATGGCATCGACGCCGTGCCCGCTATCGATCGTTTGCACAGCGCTTCGGTTGGACCGTCGTGTCCGGGGAGGGGTCTGAGCGAGAGGTCACCGAGCGGCTCCTCGGGCTGCTGCGTGGCAAGGGAATCTGCTCGTGAGGACGTTTGTCGAGTTGGAGACGTTTCGGCCATTGAGTGTAGAGCGGATTCGTCAAGCGTTGGGAGCCAACTCATCGAGCTATCTTCTCAAGGGCCCTCGCGGTTGTGGTGCCGATGAGTTTCTTGGCGTCATGACGCAGGCGTTAGTCTCGGATTGTGGCGGCTGTGGAACCTGTGC
This sequence is a window from Ferrimicrobium sp.. Protein-coding genes within it:
- a CDS encoding amino acid permease gives rise to the protein MPDENSGSAHGRFQRGFEVRSPRVLPRLESFNVPEKLSYRIKNRLLGPPLVTEDLDEQRIGKPTALAILSSDVMSSSAYATEAMLGVLVPAVGLAAFKLVVPVSLLVLVVLIFVTASYLEVIKAYPKAGGAYVVARDTFGTGLARVAAASLFVDYILTVAVSISAGADALASAVPVLTPYVTVITVVFVIAIAYGNLRGIREAGKTFAVPTYLFIGSMFLMIGVGLVRGIFGHIPVYTHFGAGVYPAGTAGAGLLLGASVFIFLKAFASGGTALTGTEAISNGVSVFRDPQPRNARITLVVMSVILAILLMGVSGLAAVTHATPYLSGDPTVLSQIAKAVFGDSLVGRILYVALDIFTMGILTLAANTSFAGLPFLASFAASDGFLPKSFTARGHRLVYSSAIVALAIVAVILLVATNSNVYTLISLYAIGVFTGFTIAGAGMVKHHFMTREKSWRRRALINGAAAVLSGAVDITFIVTKFTAGAWTIVIIVPVLVLIFTRFKYSHDSEVKALNDGLEAAEHEVLPRKHKVLILVDEVDVATVNALNYSRILGADSVTALHFVLDDKHAQALAQEWEAGGLGRTPLELLDCQDRRLRRATGQVVMDALSDGESQVSVLIPHRIYPRFSGSLLHDQTSGNLAEVIAQLPHATPILIPHRVKPRRERTPAMSARAERSAARTDEAPLDPTVSALDTADGVTPITGLKLRQRTRVLGRVSAIRLSSYRGTPSIAARLEDATGGLMLVFPGRSAVPGLSSGMNLSAEGTVVEVDGHLAMINPLYEFLPLNAR
- the topA gene encoding type I DNA topoisomerase, giving the protein MPKPLVIVESPTKARTIARFLGDDYVVESSVGHIRDLPRSAKDIPASVKSEPWSRLGVNVENGFAPLYIIPNEKKDQVKKLKALLKDANELYLATDEDREGESIAWHLLEVLKPSIPIHRMVFHEITDSAIAQALASPRELDQDLVNAQEARRILDRLYGYEVSPVLWKKVMPRLSAGRVQSPAARLLVERERERMQFRSSSYADLEATLAPNDDEREFRAKLTHVGAQRVAQGRDFLPTGGLAPAASEQGVLALGHGEATLLVAALEGATFSVARVDEKPYRRSPSAPFMTSTLQQEAGRRLRFSSSRTMSVAQRLYERGFITYMRTDSVVLSSEALTESRRIITARFGANELPANPRVFRSKIKNAQEAHEAIRPAGDQWKAPEDLDGQLSGDEQRLYELIWRRTLASQMNDAVGVVVSVTIEAGLTGTVKLGQAQFAVGDRTTFASSGRVITAPGFFRIYQENLDDNDDTQELPQVTAGQELLERGIDVVDHVTNPPARYTEATLVKALEERGIGRPSTYASIISTLLDRGYAWKKGQALVPSFVAFAVVQLMERYFAHLVNYDFTAQLEDDLDEIASGEREAIPYLRKFYFGDADDGLKEEVLTQLEEIDARMVNTVSIGATDDGREVVVRVGRYGPYVQLDDRTASLPDSLTPDELTVEGALALLSASEVKERPLGDIDGTPVFARLGRYGGYVQLGEGDSKELKRASLFPSMTVESVTLEEATALLSLPRLVGLDPETGQEIFAQNGRFGPYLTRGRETRSLDKPEEIFTITLEETLDKFKEPKRRGARRASSVELGVDPESDAKVVLRSGRFGPYVTDGKVNASLPRGVEPTEVTIEQALDLLNERRAKLNNDRG
- the tmk gene encoding dTMP kinase, with amino-acid sequence MASQEPAGLLVVIEGPDRVGKSTQVLRLADELGDRGLSICLSREPGGDDVGEALRSLIIGTRVDPWTELFLFLAGRTRHLAAVIEPALGAGQLVLLDRYTPSTLVYQGALIGDEPVVRLAQLPVFRVPNLTILLDRDKPLGALDATDRFEELGVDEWHRRRARYRSFAQRFGWTVVSGEGSEREVTERLLGLLRGKGICS